One window from the genome of Camelus bactrianus isolate YW-2024 breed Bactrian camel chromosome 4, ASM4877302v1, whole genome shotgun sequence encodes:
- the INSL6 gene encoding insulin-like peptide INSL6 — protein sequence MPPLLRICLLWLGLLLVRFSRELNDISRARKLCGRHLLEEIVKLCGNVSWSHFEEGNPFTQLLPQAMEKVETFIPDRLESPQTTFPVWGRGTDTVSTSASQEEAINNLKMQSLAEYQYRKANLPFKTRQEVFSSSEDINSYIREIVDFQKKSKNKIKTVSHLFWGNHPQRKRRGYSEKCCLKGCTKEELNIACLPYIDYTNLKKEALAFVTEIY from the exons ATGCCGCCGCTGCTCAGAATTTGTCTGCTGTGGCTCGGGCTCCTGCTGGTTCGTTTCTCCCGTGAGCTGAACGACATTAGCAGAGCCAGGAAGTTGTGCGGCAGGCACCTGCTAGAAGAAATAGTAAAACTCTGCGGCAATGTTAGTTGGAGCCACTTTGAGGAGGGAAATCCTTTCACACAGCTTCTTCCCCAGGCTATGGAGAAGGTTGAAACTTTCATCCCCGATCGGTTGGAAAGCCCCCAAACCACCTTCCCGGTATGGGGGAGAGGCACAGACACAG tCTCTACTTCTGCCTCTCAGGAAGAAGCAATAAACAATTTGAAGATGCAGTCGCTGGCCGAGTATCAGTACAGAAAGGCCAACTTGCCTTTTAAGACAAGACAGGAGGTATTTTCCTCGTCAGAAGATATCAATTCATATATTCGTGAGATTGTAGATTttcagaagaaaagtaaaaacaaaattaaaaccgTAAGCCATTTGTTTTGGGGGAATCATCCCCAAAGAAAACGCAGAGGATACTCAGAAAAATGTTGTCTGAAAGGATGTACAAAAGAAGAACTTAATATTGCATGCCTTCCATATATTGATTATACAAACTTAAAGAAAGAAGCATTGGCATTTGTGACTGAGATATACTAA